A single window of Vigna unguiculata cultivar IT97K-499-35 chromosome 1, ASM411807v1, whole genome shotgun sequence DNA harbors:
- the LOC114190485 gene encoding MADS-box transcription factor 1-like isoform X2, with amino-acid sequence MGRGRVELKRIENKINRQVTFAKRRNGLLKKAYELSVLCDAELALIIFSTRGKLYEFCSTSSMLKTLERYQKCNYGAPEANASTKEALELSSQQEYLKLKARYEALQRFQRNLMGEDLGPLSSNELESLERQLDSSLKQIRSTRTQFMLDQLSDSQRKEHLLGEANTALRQRLEEYQINQFQLNPSGEDMGYDRHPGQHQGDALFQPLECEPTLQMGYRPDPVSVITGGQSMNNFMGGWLP; translated from the exons atggGAAGAGGAAGAGTGGAGTTGAAGAGAATTGAGAACAAGATCAACAGGCAAGTGACCTTTGCAAAACGAAGGAACGGGCTTTTGAAGAAAGCTTATGAGCTTTCCGTTCTTTGTGATGCCGAGCTTGCTCTCATCATCTTCTCCACTAGAGGAAAGTTGTACGAGTTTTGCAGCACTTCAAG CATGCTGAAAACACTAGAGAGGTATCAGAAATGTAACTATGGAGCGCCCGAGGCCAATGCGTCAACAAAGGAAGCCTTG GAGTTAAGCAGTCAACAAGAGTATTTGAAGCTGAAAGCACGCTATGAAGCTCTACAACGTTTTCAAAG GAACCTTATGGGAGAAGATCTTGGCCCTCTAAGCAGCAATGAGCTTGAATCACTTGAAAGGCAGCTAGATTCGTCTTTGAAGCAAATCAGATCAACAAGG ACCCAATTCATGCTGGATCAGCTTTCTGATAGTCAGCGCAAG GAACACTTGCTAGGTGAGGCAAACACAGCTCTCAGACAAAGG TTGGAAGAGTatcaaataaatcaatttcAACTGAATCCCAGTGGTGAAGATATGGGGTATGACCGTCATCCAGGTCAGCACCAAGGCGATGCTCTCTTTCAACCATTGGAGTGTGAGCCAACATTACAAATGGG ATATCGACCTGATCCAGTATCAGTGATAACTGGAGGCCAGAGCATGAACAATTTCATGGGAGGATGGTTACCATGA
- the LOC114190485 gene encoding MADS-box transcription factor 1-like isoform X1, whose protein sequence is MGRGRVELKRIENKINRQVTFAKRRNGLLKKAYELSVLCDAELALIIFSTRGKLYEFCSTSSMLKTLERYQKCNYGAPEANASTKEALVLELSSQQEYLKLKARYEALQRFQRNLMGEDLGPLSSNELESLERQLDSSLKQIRSTRTQFMLDQLSDSQRKEHLLGEANTALRQRLEEYQINQFQLNPSGEDMGYDRHPGQHQGDALFQPLECEPTLQMGYRPDPVSVITGGQSMNNFMGGWLP, encoded by the exons atggGAAGAGGAAGAGTGGAGTTGAAGAGAATTGAGAACAAGATCAACAGGCAAGTGACCTTTGCAAAACGAAGGAACGGGCTTTTGAAGAAAGCTTATGAGCTTTCCGTTCTTTGTGATGCCGAGCTTGCTCTCATCATCTTCTCCACTAGAGGAAAGTTGTACGAGTTTTGCAGCACTTCAAG CATGCTGAAAACACTAGAGAGGTATCAGAAATGTAACTATGGAGCGCCCGAGGCCAATGCGTCAACAAAGGAAGCCTTGGTATTG GAGTTAAGCAGTCAACAAGAGTATTTGAAGCTGAAAGCACGCTATGAAGCTCTACAACGTTTTCAAAG GAACCTTATGGGAGAAGATCTTGGCCCTCTAAGCAGCAATGAGCTTGAATCACTTGAAAGGCAGCTAGATTCGTCTTTGAAGCAAATCAGATCAACAAGG ACCCAATTCATGCTGGATCAGCTTTCTGATAGTCAGCGCAAG GAACACTTGCTAGGTGAGGCAAACACAGCTCTCAGACAAAGG TTGGAAGAGTatcaaataaatcaatttcAACTGAATCCCAGTGGTGAAGATATGGGGTATGACCGTCATCCAGGTCAGCACCAAGGCGATGCTCTCTTTCAACCATTGGAGTGTGAGCCAACATTACAAATGGG ATATCGACCTGATCCAGTATCAGTGATAACTGGAGGCCAGAGCATGAACAATTTCATGGGAGGATGGTTACCATGA